In Solanum lycopersicum chromosome 5, SLM_r2.1, the following are encoded in one genomic region:
- the LOC101255496 gene encoding uncharacterized protein has translation MSNLSKLEFVALDISGKNYLSWVLDAEIQLAAKGLDATITQGNEASSQDKAKAMIFLRHHLDEGLKIEYLTVKDPLELWTDLKGRYDHLKATVLPRARYEWMHLRFQDCKIVIEYNSAVFRITSQLKLCGETIKDEDMLEKTLTTFHASNVILQQQYREKGFQKYSELISCLLVAEQHNALLMKNHEARPTGAAPLREANVVEARDQSEKGNKSGASSSNARAESHMTLKDDDKPGTSQKYDKDVEANLALKDDVFDGLGDITHMEVDDFFGDRN, from the exons ATGTCGAATTTATCCAAACTTGAGTTTGTGGCATTAGATATTTCTGGAAAGAATTATCTTTCATGGGTACTCGATGCTGAGATTCAATTGGCTGCTAAAGGTCTTGATGCCACTATTACTCAGGGAAATGAAGCATCGAGTCAAGATAAGGCGAAGGCTATGATTTTCCTTCGTCATCATCTTGATGAGGGCCTGAAGATTGAATATCTGACGGTGAAAGATCCACTTGAATTGTGGACTGATTTAAAGGGGAGATATGACCACTTAAAGGCAACAGTGTTGCCAAGAGCTCGTTATGAGTGGATGCATTTACGTTTTCAAGATTGTAAGATCGTAATTGAATACAACTCTGCTGTATTCAGGATAACCTCCCAGTTGAAATTATGTGGGGAgactataaaagatgaggacatgTTGGAAAAGACACTTACTACTTTTCATGCCTCGAATGTGATATTGCAGCAGCAATATCGTGAAAAGGGTTTTCAGAAATATTCTGAATTAATCTCATGTCTTTTGGTGGCTGAGCAACATAATgctcttttaatgaaaaatcatgaagctCGTCCCACTGGAGCTGCTCCATTACGGGAGGCAAATGTGGTGGAAGCACGTGATCAATCTGAA aaaggaaataaaagtggTGCTTCCTCTTCCAATGCTCGAGCTGAGTCACATATGACTCTTAAAGATGATGATAAGCCGGGAACATCTCAGAAATACGATAAAGATGTTGAAGCAAATTTGGCTTTAAAGGATGATGTTTTTGATGGCCTTGGTGACATTACTCATATGGAAGTTGATGACTTTTTTGGAGATCGAAACTAA